GTCGCGGACAGTACGGCAGTTGGCCGACTGAAGTTGGCCGGAAGGCCACCCGACGCCTCGCTGCATCGACACGCATGGGGCAGGCATCACGGGTGGTCTTCAGGGCTGTCCTGTGTACTCCACCGTCTGCTCCTCCTGCACACTCAGCGTGCCGATCGCCGTCGCGCTCACACCGGCCAGGAACGCGACGGCCGTTGCGGCGCCGACAACCGCGAGCAGCAGGCGCGGTCGGCCTCGCCGCACAGGCGGCTGCGGGGCCGGTGCGGGGACAGGCCGTGCGCCCATCGCGAGTTCCCGGCGGGCGGCCACCCATTGCCGGGTCTCCTCGGCGCCGAGGCCGCAAGCGATGAGCAAGGCCACGAGAACGGCCTCACGGGGCAGGCGCTCGCGGCGGAGCATGGTCGCCGCCGTCGAGTACGGGAGCACCTCGCCTGCCGCGTGCGCCGCGCGCTCCAACTCCCGGTAGCTGAGGCCCGACCAGGCCTTGAGACGGCGCAACTCGGCCATGAACGCGGCCTCTCCGGCGGTGGGGTCCGGCACGGGCGGTGGCGTCACAGGGGTGTCCCTCCTCTTAGGTGGACCGCGCTGACCTGCGCGTACAGGAACTCGCACAAGCTCGCACAGCCCCTGTGTTGAAGAGGGCCGGGAGCGGCGGTCAGCCTCGGCTCACATCTGTCGTCGTCGTTGACTTGGAGGCATGTGTGACTCGTCCCGGTTCCCTCGTGCTGTTGCTCGTGCTCGCACTCGTCGGGTGCTCGGATGTCCACACCGTGGCCGGAACAGGGGCCGGCGGCGGGAAAGAGGCAGCCGCCACGGCGCGGGACCCGATCGACCCGGCCGTCGAACGCTTCCTCGATGAGGCACTCCCCGAGGGGCCCGGCATCACGGTGGCCACGGCCCGCGGGGACGAGCTCACGCACTGTGCGGGGCGCGGACTGTCCGACCACGCCGCGAAGACCCCCGCGACCTGCGACACCGTGTACGACGTCATGTCGATCACGAAGCAGTTCACCGCGGCGGCGATCCTGAAGCTGGAGATGAACGGCAAGCTCCACGTCGGGGACCCGATCGGCAGGCATCTCGGGCGCGTGCCCGACGACAAGAAGGACATCACCCTGCACCAGCTCCTCACCCACACGGCGGGTCTGCCCCAGTCGCTCGGCGACGACTACGACCCGCTGACCCGCGCGCAGATGCTGGCCCAGGCGATGAAGGCCCCACTCCAGTCGGGTCCCGGCGAGGAGTTTCACTACTCGAACCTCGGCTACAGCCTGCTCGCCGCGATCGTCGAGAAGGTCTCCGGGCAGAGCTACGAACACTTCCTCGCCCAGCACCTGTTCCGACCCGCCGGGATGACCCGCACCGGTTACGTGCTGCCCGGCTGGAAGCGCGCGCAGGTCGCCGTCGAGTACGACCGGAACGGACGCCCCCAGGGACGGCCGATGGACCACCCGTGGGCGCCCGACGGGCCGTACTGGAATCTGCGCGGCAACGGCGGCATGCTCACCACCGCCCGCGACATGTTCCGCTGGCACCGCGCCCTCACCGGCGAAACCGTCCTGTCCACCGCCGCGAAACAGAAGCTGTTCGCCCCGCATGTGCGGGTGCCCGAGGTGGACGGCGCCTACGGATACGGCTGGGTCGTCATCGACTCCGACGAAGGCCGGTTCGGCTGGCACGACGGGGGCAACGACTGGTCCCTGGCGACCGTCGCGGAGTTCCACCGCGACGAGACGATGGTGTTCTGGGTGAGTAACCAGGCCTACCGCAAGGGAAAGTGGAACCTTGAGGACGGTCACGTCGAGCTGACACAGGACATCGCCGACCGGATAGGGCACGCCACCACCGGTGCCGGGCGTGTCAGCGGCGGACCAGGACCGCGTGCGTGAC
Above is a window of Streptomyces sp. NBC_00490 DNA encoding:
- a CDS encoding serine hydrolase domain-containing protein; the protein is MTRPGSLVLLLVLALVGCSDVHTVAGTGAGGGKEAAATARDPIDPAVERFLDEALPEGPGITVATARGDELTHCAGRGLSDHAAKTPATCDTVYDVMSITKQFTAAAILKLEMNGKLHVGDPIGRHLGRVPDDKKDITLHQLLTHTAGLPQSLGDDYDPLTRAQMLAQAMKAPLQSGPGEEFHYSNLGYSLLAAIVEKVSGQSYEHFLAQHLFRPAGMTRTGYVLPGWKRAQVAVEYDRNGRPQGRPMDHPWAPDGPYWNLRGNGGMLTTARDMFRWHRALTGETVLSTAAKQKLFAPHVRVPEVDGAYGYGWVVIDSDEGRFGWHDGGNDWSLATVAEFHRDETMVFWVSNQAYRKGKWNLEDGHVELTQDIADRIGHATTGAGRVSGGPGPRA